In one window of Prevotella fusca JCM 17724 DNA:
- a CDS encoding (deoxy)nucleoside triphosphate pyrophosphohydrolase, with amino-acid sequence MKKKHLNIVCAIVRDGDKILCTQRLRKGPDYIAEHWEFPGGKVKKGENDYEALRRELHEELDWNIYVGAKLGSVKHEYPDFTVSLTAYDCMARDNDFKLLAHIDSCWLTPEELPELNWTAADAALIKQLW; translated from the coding sequence ATGAAAAAGAAACATCTCAACATTGTCTGTGCCATTGTCCGTGATGGCGACAAGATTCTTTGCACACAGCGACTGCGCAAAGGTCCTGACTACATTGCTGAACACTGGGAGTTTCCTGGCGGAAAGGTAAAGAAAGGAGAGAATGACTATGAGGCGTTGCGGCGTGAACTGCACGAAGAGTTGGACTGGAATATCTATGTAGGTGCAAAACTTGGCAGTGTTAAACATGAATATCCAGACTTTACTGTCAGCCTTACGGCATACGACTGTATGGCACGTGATAACGATTTCAAGCTCCTTGCACATATTGACTCCTGCTGGCTGACACCTGAAGAACTGCCAGAACTCAACTGGACGGCTGCCGATGCAGCACTCATCAAGCAACTCTGGTAA
- the ligA gene encoding NAD-dependent DNA ligase LigA, which yields MNTEIQSLVNQLNAASDAYYNGREELMTDYEWDAAFDKLKKLEEETGIILPDSPTQNVSADNVAGKKEEHEFSALSLAKTKKVEDLAKWAENKPIWLSWKLDGLTLVATYDNGKLTKVVTRGNGHIGTNITHLSKAIDGILQNIPYKGHLVIRGEAVISYPDFEQFNMESEEEYANPRNLASGSLTLKDINEVKARHLCWIPFTLVYTEEEITSWGERMAWLEQQGFKAIDREIIEQPTVDNIEAVIHHWTERVTGASSSPFPYPVDGLVISYDDTAYAATGSVTGHHATRAGYAFKWQDESAETELEYIEWSCAASTISPVAVFRPVELEGTIVKRASLCNISECERLGIGDKGTKIAVIKANKIIPKVINVIESVGSFHIPTTCPVCHSATEVSESEVSGTRTLHCTNTHCPAKQLKKFGRFVSKEGVNIDGLSEQTIQKFINLGWIREYADLFHLTEHATELRTMDGFGNRSVTKLLAAIEKARSVEARRLLFALNIPLVGQDVCNRLLSAYPLEELIKTAIESPAEDVFSTIAGIGPEKSASFVRWMKDADNQSMLQHLLAELNISQPSSAPTGSGCQGLTFVVTGDVHHYKNRNELKAYIESQGGKVTGSVSKSTNFLINNDIESASGKNKKAKELSIPIISEDEFIARFTQDTAAENPSQSTEGSLF from the coding sequence ATGAATACAGAAATACAATCCCTTGTCAATCAACTTAACGCAGCTTCTGATGCTTACTATAATGGTCGTGAAGAGCTCATGACCGACTATGAATGGGATGCTGCATTTGACAAGCTCAAGAAATTAGAAGAAGAAACAGGTATCATACTCCCCGATTCGCCGACACAGAATGTTTCTGCCGATAATGTTGCAGGTAAAAAGGAGGAGCATGAGTTCTCTGCCCTATCCTTGGCAAAGACCAAGAAAGTAGAAGACCTTGCCAAATGGGCTGAAAACAAACCTATATGGCTCTCATGGAAGTTGGACGGATTGACGCTTGTTGCTACATACGATAACGGTAAACTGACAAAGGTTGTCACACGTGGTAATGGACATATCGGGACTAATATCACCCACCTTTCCAAGGCTATTGACGGTATCTTGCAGAACATTCCTTACAAAGGACACCTCGTTATCCGTGGCGAAGCGGTCATCAGCTATCCCGATTTCGAACAGTTCAACATGGAGTCGGAGGAAGAATATGCTAATCCTCGCAACCTCGCATCAGGTTCTCTTACACTGAAAGATATCAATGAAGTGAAAGCCCGACACTTGTGCTGGATTCCCTTTACACTCGTCTATACAGAAGAGGAGATTACCTCTTGGGGAGAACGCATGGCATGGCTCGAACAACAAGGGTTCAAAGCCATAGACAGGGAAATCATCGAGCAGCCGACTGTTGACAACATAGAAGCTGTTATCCATCATTGGACAGAGAGAGTTACTGGAGCAAGCTCATCACCATTTCCCTACCCTGTTGACGGTTTGGTTATCTCATACGACGATACTGCTTATGCCGCAACAGGTTCTGTTACAGGTCATCATGCCACACGGGCAGGCTATGCCTTCAAGTGGCAGGACGAGAGTGCAGAAACGGAACTGGAGTATATAGAATGGTCATGTGCCGCCTCTACGATTTCACCAGTGGCTGTCTTCCGTCCTGTAGAACTGGAAGGAACGATCGTAAAGCGTGCCTCGCTCTGCAACATTTCTGAGTGTGAACGTCTGGGGATTGGCGACAAGGGAACGAAGATAGCTGTCATTAAGGCGAATAAGATTATCCCGAAGGTTATCAACGTCATTGAAAGCGTTGGCAGCTTCCACATTCCTACTACTTGTCCTGTATGCCATTCGGCCACAGAAGTCAGCGAAAGCGAAGTCAGCGGAACACGTACACTACACTGTACAAATACACATTGCCCTGCCAAACAGCTAAAGAAATTCGGTAGGTTTGTGTCAAAGGAGGGTGTAAACATTGACGGGCTGTCTGAACAGACTATCCAGAAATTTATCAACCTTGGTTGGATTCGTGAGTATGCCGACCTCTTCCATCTCACAGAGCACGCCACAGAACTACGTACAATGGACGGTTTCGGCAACAGAAGTGTTACCAAACTGCTTGCGGCCATTGAGAAAGCACGCAGCGTGGAGGCACGTCGTCTACTCTTTGCACTTAACATTCCGCTCGTAGGACAGGATGTATGCAACCGCCTGTTGTCTGCTTATCCATTGGAGGAGCTTATCAAAACAGCTATAGAAAGCCCTGCGGAAGATGTCTTCTCGACCATTGCAGGTATCGGACCAGAGAAGAGTGCAAGTTTTGTACGATGGATGAAAGATGCTGACAACCAGTCCATGTTGCAGCATCTGCTGGCAGAACTCAACATCAGTCAGCCTTCATCAGCCCCAACAGGCAGTGGTTGTCAGGGATTGACTTTTGTCGTTACAGGTGACGTGCACCATTACAAAAACCGCAACGAACTGAAGGCTTACATTGAAAGTCAGGGCGGCAAGGTGACAGGTTCTGTCTCCAAGTCAACGAATTTCCTTATTAATAATGACATAGAAAGTGCCTCAGGAAAGAACAAGAAAGCAAAGGAACTTTCCATCCCCATTATCTCCGAGGACGAATTCATTGCCCGCTTTACACAAGACACAGCGGCAGAAAACCCTTCTCAATCAACAGAAGGAAGTCTATTCTAA
- a CDS encoding nucleoside-specific channel-forming Tsx family protein, translating to MKRFFSLAICLIAAFGCASAQNVQLHYDLGHSLYKDMSSRASVTTTVEMFKPDTWGSTFLFTDIDYKSDGVIGAYWEIAREFNLTTNKQWAAHVEYNGGLGTGKTADSYYGNRYQHAVLLGGAWNWASKDFSKTFSLQLMYKYQFKNGHTGAHPFSGFQLTEALGTTFAKGLCTFSGFCDLWYDPNVNGKLILVSEPQFWFNLNTLKGMKDVNLSLGTEVEISNNFVWNDRGENNRFYAIPTVAAKWAF from the coding sequence ATGAAAAGATTCTTTTCCCTCGCTATCTGTCTGATAGCAGCTTTTGGTTGTGCAAGTGCACAAAACGTTCAGTTACATTATGACCTGGGGCACAGTCTTTACAAAGACATGAGTTCACGTGCGTCGGTTACGACAACAGTGGAAATGTTCAAACCTGACACCTGGGGTTCTACCTTTCTGTTCACCGATATTGATTATAAGAGCGATGGCGTAATCGGTGCTTATTGGGAAATTGCACGTGAGTTTAATCTTACGACGAACAAGCAATGGGCAGCGCACGTGGAGTATAACGGTGGTTTAGGAACCGGCAAGACGGCGGACAGCTATTATGGTAACCGTTACCAGCATGCTGTTCTTCTTGGTGGTGCATGGAACTGGGCATCAAAGGACTTTTCAAAGACGTTCAGCCTTCAGTTGATGTATAAGTATCAGTTTAAGAATGGTCATACGGGTGCGCATCCATTCAGTGGCTTCCAGCTGACAGAAGCGTTGGGTACGACCTTTGCAAAGGGGCTTTGCACCTTCTCTGGTTTCTGTGACCTTTGGTATGATCCAAATGTTAATGGTAAGTTGATTCTTGTCTCTGAGCCTCAGTTCTGGTTTAACCTCAATACGCTCAAGGGTATGAAGGATGTGAATCTCTCTCTGGGTACAGAGGTTGAAATCAGTAACAACTTCGTTTGGAATGACCGTGGCGAGAATAACCGCTTCTATGCTATCCCTACGGTAGCTGCCAAGTGGGCGTTCTAA
- the trmD gene encoding tRNA (guanosine(37)-N1)-methyltransferase TrmD has product MRIDIITVLPEMLEGFVHESILARAEKKGLAEIRLHNLRDYTKDKWRRVDDYPFGGQAGMVMQIEPIDRCIAALKEERDYDEVIFTSPDGEQFNQKIANELSLGGNLIILAGHYKGIDQRVRDHLITREISVGDFVLTGGELPAAIIADAVVRLVPGVISDDQSALSDCFMDDMLSAPIYTRPRSYNGWDVPEILISGNKAKIKQWEFDQAMERTRRLRPDLLKE; this is encoded by the coding sequence ATGAGAATAGATATCATCACCGTATTACCAGAGATGCTGGAGGGATTCGTACACGAGAGTATCCTTGCCAGAGCTGAAAAGAAAGGATTGGCAGAGATTCGTCTGCATAATCTTCGTGACTACACAAAGGATAAATGGCGTCGTGTTGACGACTATCCTTTTGGTGGACAGGCTGGTATGGTCATGCAGATTGAGCCTATCGACCGCTGCATTGCTGCCTTGAAGGAAGAACGTGACTATGACGAAGTAATCTTCACGTCGCCTGACGGTGAACAGTTCAACCAGAAGATAGCCAACGAACTTTCCTTGGGAGGCAACCTCATCATACTTGCAGGACATTACAAGGGGATTGACCAGCGTGTGCGCGACCACCTCATCACCCGTGAAATATCCGTCGGCGATTTCGTACTGACGGGTGGTGAACTGCCGGCAGCCATCATTGCCGATGCTGTGGTACGACTGGTCCCCGGTGTTATCAGTGACGACCAGAGTGCACTTTCCGACTGCTTCATGGACGACATGCTCTCAGCGCCTATCTACACACGCCCCCGCAGTTATAATGGTTGGGATGTTCCTGAAATCCTGATCAGTGGAAACAAAGCTAAAATCAAGCAGTGGGAGTTCGACCAAGCCATGGAACGCACAAGACGATTACGTCCCGATTTACTGAAAGAATAA